One segment of Candidatus Paceibacterota bacterium DNA contains the following:
- a CDS encoding ATP-binding cassette domain-containing protein — MNAPVLEVEGLSVRYGDETVLNGISLTVTAGECVAILGPNGCGKTTLLRAISGHMRACAGAVHFLGQNVTKMPPWRRARIGLVHVLEGGRVFPSLTVEENIRACLRPDSKEARQALAHVYELLPQLSTDSLRTRPAGALSGGERQLVVLGRAVIMQPKLVLLDSPFLGASSRFRDCAKGILANWLNTVQCPVLLVEHDVAALGGIATRLIHLPSYQSTIGTFS, encoded by the coding sequence ATGAACGCCCCCGTGCTTGAGGTGGAAGGCCTCTCTGTTCGTTACGGCGACGAAACAGTCCTGAACGGCATCTCGTTGACCGTGACCGCCGGGGAATGCGTCGCCATTCTTGGGCCGAATGGCTGTGGGAAAACCACTTTGTTGAGAGCGATTTCGGGGCACATGCGGGCATGCGCTGGCGCGGTTCACTTCCTCGGACAGAACGTCACAAAAATGCCCCCGTGGCGGCGCGCACGCATTGGGCTGGTTCATGTGCTGGAAGGGGGACGTGTCTTCCCGTCCCTGACTGTGGAAGAGAATATCCGCGCCTGTTTGCGCCCTGACAGCAAAGAAGCCAGACAGGCTCTTGCGCATGTCTACGAACTGCTTCCGCAACTCAGCACGGATTCCCTGCGAACACGCCCCGCTGGCGCCTTGAGCGGTGGAGAACGCCAGTTGGTTGTGCTCGGGCGAGCTGTGATAATGCAACCCAAGCTTGTACTCCTAGATTCGCCTTTTTTAGGCGCAAGTTCGCGTTTTCGCGATTGTGCGAAAGGTATTCTTGCCAACTGGCTCAACACTGTTCAATGCCCCGTGCTCTTGGTTGAGCACGACGTGGCCGCGCTCGGCGGAATCGCAACTCGTTTAATCCATCTCCCGTCTTACCAGTCGACCATCGGGACCTTTAGCTGA
- a CDS encoding protein kinase: MKNQPGAMFLLSWFLEELACLRFLSSAGIDAIDGRGFLDVVLSVDELKASRLFKHSYRDADDIARYVVALKNTLGQKWNRLGDPDALGEAVARAARSALKRPMPGVANVSKALVEAARIWGEFIGKLADVSPNFTDRPLDLLPDFGVSTLSAAPYFVLDHKPQGPEPLLRIEAAFSKPEIDAFASFPGGNVPYAQLKMVGRIPTQQHKQEQRNTHGIVAIEVRLTARQRAVLRQYLPQEEDAPSFTTIGLDYGSGTLSIHFKRVTESVRSFSISVPEDDSTALMSQFSLSLFKQRFDLRTLADRHEKMGRTTQHSVEFCADVANSPLCLESLGDQMCSALVTTVSDYRDSGAVPPIRVSFPCGVRGPRDVFDVACACVADTPECPNSVCRALRVRIQQRGLQFGEVARAQGKYICVGTGGRLASAWLQGGGAKSLVSFERIAEAWTYSTPISAVVASTLWDILNGGMGRGNDVSRLAQKVAGSLIAGWCKAEPVPSYESPSAGENKRGRLEFMKEEGAELAFRFKKRLKGGQNGEVWIVDVQYPFGHGPLSRGTVKLLSALKGTARPVHEGHHLRSTFVLKILPDALKSIAEAPKDFPRGTAPRAWMVRIYLDKGEERHVGVLMEKLEGQGDMEDRIRKAPHTVSLLDAASWLCLVSGMLVKWRAKSLVHWDIKPGNIFVVGNRNLKLIDFGLVGRLGADKLCRENRDRQVRLDQNLDLFGPPFHVAPEIADNRVTSEKTMVFGMGALACTLLGSGKVQNTHTRRCRPSDVPSYLEGLLGGPAYRDLKRSVAADPSQRPTMRRLCCILNELANGLRASA; this comes from the coding sequence ATGAAGAATCAACCTGGCGCCATGTTCCTTCTGTCGTGGTTTCTGGAGGAACTTGCCTGTCTTCGCTTTCTTTCAAGCGCCGGCATAGACGCGATAGATGGAAGAGGATTTCTCGATGTCGTGCTTTCGGTCGATGAGTTGAAGGCTTCCCGGCTCTTCAAGCACTCTTACCGAGATGCTGACGACATTGCGCGCTATGTTGTTGCGCTTAAGAATACATTGGGTCAGAAATGGAATCGTCTTGGAGATCCGGATGCTTTGGGCGAAGCAGTTGCTAGGGCTGCGAGGTCTGCGCTCAAGAGACCGATGCCTGGCGTTGCGAACGTGAGCAAGGCGCTAGTAGAAGCAGCTCGAATATGGGGTGAGTTTATCGGAAAACTGGCTGATGTTTCACCTAACTTCACCGATAGACCGCTTGATCTCTTGCCAGACTTTGGGGTTTCGACTTTGTCTGCGGCTCCATACTTTGTGTTGGATCATAAGCCTCAGGGACCGGAGCCACTGTTACGTATCGAGGCAGCCTTTTCGAAGCCCGAGATAGATGCCTTTGCATCCTTTCCCGGCGGTAATGTGCCTTACGCACAGCTGAAAATGGTCGGGCGTATTCCTACCCAGCAGCACAAGCAGGAACAGCGCAATACACATGGGATTGTAGCCATCGAGGTCCGCCTGACGGCTCGGCAGCGTGCGGTTCTGCGACAGTACTTGCCCCAGGAAGAAGATGCACCTTCCTTTACCACTATTGGACTTGATTACGGAAGTGGCACATTGTCCATTCACTTTAAGAGGGTGACGGAGAGCGTTCGTTCATTTTCAATCTCAGTCCCAGAAGACGACTCTACCGCACTTATGTCCCAGTTTTCACTTTCATTGTTCAAACAGCGATTTGATTTGCGGACTCTCGCGGATCGACACGAGAAGATGGGCAGAACAACGCAACATTCAGTAGAATTCTGTGCTGACGTTGCGAATTCGCCGCTGTGCCTGGAAAGCCTTGGGGACCAAATGTGCTCGGCGCTGGTGACGACAGTGAGCGATTACAGGGACAGCGGCGCAGTTCCGCCGATTCGCGTTTCCTTTCCTTGTGGTGTTCGAGGGCCTCGGGACGTCTTCGATGTCGCCTGCGCGTGTGTCGCAGATACTCCGGAGTGTCCCAATTCCGTCTGCCGCGCGCTGAGGGTCCGGATACAGCAGCGCGGGCTGCAGTTCGGAGAGGTTGCCAGGGCACAAGGTAAGTATATCTGTGTCGGAACCGGGGGTAGGCTTGCATCTGCTTGGCTGCAGGGTGGAGGCGCTAAGAGTCTGGTGTCGTTCGAACGGATTGCCGAAGCTTGGACATACTCAACGCCCATATCCGCAGTGGTAGCCAGTACTCTTTGGGATATCCTGAATGGAGGGATGGGGCGAGGCAACGACGTCTCGCGGCTAGCCCAGAAAGTTGCTGGCAGTCTGATTGCGGGCTGGTGCAAGGCTGAGCCCGTGCCTTCGTATGAATCTCCGTCCGCGGGCGAGAACAAGCGGGGGCGATTGGAGTTTATGAAAGAGGAAGGCGCTGAATTGGCCTTTCGGTTCAAGAAACGCCTGAAGGGCGGGCAGAATGGAGAGGTCTGGATCGTGGACGTACAATACCCTTTTGGCCATGGTCCGCTATCTCGCGGTACGGTGAAGTTGCTCTCAGCGCTTAAAGGAACGGCTAGGCCGGTGCACGAGGGGCACCACCTGAGGTCCACATTTGTCCTGAAGATCCTGCCAGATGCACTGAAGTCAATTGCTGAGGCTCCCAAAGATTTTCCACGGGGCACTGCGCCTCGCGCATGGATGGTTCGGATCTATTTGGATAAAGGGGAAGAGAGGCATGTGGGCGTTTTGATGGAGAAGCTGGAGGGGCAAGGAGACATGGAAGATAGGATTCGTAAGGCCCCACATACGGTATCGTTGTTGGATGCGGCCTCATGGCTTTGCCTTGTGTCCGGGATGTTGGTCAAATGGCGAGCTAAGAGCCTCGTCCACTGGGATATCAAGCCTGGAAATATCTTCGTCGTTGGCAATCGCAATCTTAAACTAATTGACTTCGGACTGGTAGGCAGACTTGGTGCCGATAAATTGTGTCGCGAAAACAGGGACAGGCAGGTTCGACTAGACCAGAACTTGGACCTCTTTGGGCCACCCTTTCATGTCGCGCCCGAGATTGCAGACAACCGGGTAACGAGTGAGAAGACGATGGTTTTTGGAATGGGAGCGCTCGCCTGCACGCTGTTGGGTAGCGGGAAAGTGCAGAACACCCACACCCGCCGGTGCAGGCCTTCGGATGTGCCGAGCTATTTGGAGGGCCTGCTCGGCGGGCCAGCCTACCGCGACCTGAAAAGGTCGGTTGCAGCTGATCCATCGCAAAGGCCAACGATGAGACGACTTTGTTGTATTTTGAATGAGTTAGCGAATGGGCTTCGGGCCTCGGCATAA
- a CDS encoding radical SAM protein, translating into MKSGCVLVFPPVWEVAAPYMAGPVLAAYLRQERCAVHLLDANNLFWNHFKKDSRLVRRIHEQCIARCRDSSLTLEEGAAAHKAAQMSPEEFEKWFNRVSIGSPIYELVARTFGSFRQIPGRPVNEALRYHDKYFADISHSHAATSSSRLFEQVVTEPGNPWRAFARDHLLPSIAFHDPVLIGISVVAPNQVVPAFALAVEARRAWPNMSIVFGGSWVTHLRERIAQVPWFSELGFLFAPYQGEAVLVEMLKAIRQRQDPAPIAHRVMHFAKPLGWVPLRQLPGPDFSDLPLDTYAEPGHLPLRASRGCYWAKCRFCSYPVLEPRYELRPENELHQGVGKLVEAYGAHHVAFVDPSMSVPLARRVSSVVRESGWQLTWGAFGRFEDGFTRDVLRSMADGGCTVLHWGLESGSARILRALDKGVDHDCAVRILEASAEAGIHSRLLMMYGFPDETAEDLQASFEFVERNLGAIGSVCWSRCTVEIDTPMGEDLQGRAEEVMRETDLALGFVVTPPYGDCTLRRAEMRMAQLSALAAHATRCRHRSQFLGQRYQLGTSRPGQDEKQFCTVPVSG; encoded by the coding sequence GTGAAGAGCGGCTGTGTTCTGGTTTTCCCGCCGGTGTGGGAAGTGGCAGCGCCATACATGGCCGGTCCGGTGCTGGCCGCCTACCTGCGGCAAGAGCGATGCGCTGTACATCTTTTGGATGCGAACAACCTGTTTTGGAATCATTTCAAGAAAGACTCCCGGCTGGTTAGGCGCATTCATGAGCAGTGCATTGCCCGTTGCCGCGACAGCTCCCTCACCCTCGAAGAAGGAGCGGCAGCCCACAAGGCGGCACAGATGTCGCCTGAGGAGTTCGAAAAGTGGTTTAACCGCGTTTCCATAGGCAGCCCCATCTACGAGCTTGTAGCACGGACGTTTGGAAGCTTTCGGCAGATTCCAGGCCGCCCCGTAAATGAAGCCCTGCGGTACCACGATAAGTATTTTGCGGACATCTCACATAGCCATGCCGCGACTAGTTCGAGCCGGCTCTTTGAGCAGGTCGTCACCGAGCCCGGTAACCCCTGGCGAGCCTTTGCTCGCGATCATCTGCTACCCAGTATTGCGTTTCACGACCCCGTTCTGATTGGCATTTCGGTGGTGGCTCCCAACCAGGTCGTGCCGGCCTTCGCCCTGGCCGTTGAGGCCCGCCGAGCATGGCCGAACATGAGCATTGTCTTCGGAGGTTCCTGGGTAACGCACCTGCGCGAACGGATTGCTCAAGTCCCGTGGTTTAGTGAATTGGGTTTCCTCTTTGCTCCATATCAAGGCGAGGCAGTTCTCGTCGAGATGCTGAAAGCAATACGCCAAAGGCAAGATCCTGCACCCATTGCTCATCGCGTCATGCATTTTGCTAAGCCGCTTGGGTGGGTGCCGCTCCGGCAACTGCCAGGGCCGGACTTTAGCGATTTGCCTCTTGATACCTACGCCGAACCGGGGCACCTACCGCTCAGGGCGTCGCGTGGTTGCTACTGGGCAAAGTGCCGGTTTTGCAGCTATCCCGTCCTGGAACCGCGATACGAACTGCGTCCCGAGAACGAACTCCACCAAGGCGTCGGGAAACTGGTGGAGGCTTATGGAGCACATCACGTTGCGTTTGTTGATCCTTCGATGTCGGTGCCGTTGGCGCGTCGTGTATCGTCGGTCGTCAGGGAAAGCGGATGGCAACTCACATGGGGGGCGTTTGGCCGGTTCGAGGACGGGTTCACGCGTGATGTTCTGCGAAGCATGGCCGATGGCGGCTGCACGGTGCTTCATTGGGGTCTTGAAAGCGGCAGCGCCCGAATCCTGCGGGCTCTCGATAAGGGGGTGGACCACGACTGTGCCGTCCGCATTCTGGAAGCCTCGGCTGAGGCCGGCATCCACAGCCGGTTATTGATGATGTACGGCTTCCCCGACGAAACCGCAGAGGACCTTCAAGCCTCATTCGAGTTCGTGGAGCGGAATCTCGGCGCAATCGGCTCGGTCTGCTGGAGCCGTTGCACGGTGGAGATTGACACGCCGATGGGCGAGGATCTTCAAGGGCGGGCCGAAGAAGTTATGCGGGAAACCGATCTTGCCCTCGGCTTTGTAGTCACACCGCCCTACGGAGACTGCACTCTCCGAAGGGCCGAAATGCGAATGGCTCAACTTAGCGCTCTTGCAGCGCACGCGACTCGGTGCCGACACCGCTCACAATTCTTGGGGCAGAGATATCAACTGGGTACTAGTCGACCGGGTCAAGATGAGAAACAATTCTGCACAGTACCAGTGAGTGGTTAA
- the cdd gene encoding cytidine deaminase, with amino-acid sequence MAKTSKGDLLRSAARARQGAVAPYSKFKVGAALLTRSGEIITGANVESASYGLTCCAERVALFKALTAAKRDFVAVAVVARAPGGPMPCGACRQLLAEYAPRATVWVADSRALRAVREFSVKELLPSAFVLVPED; translated from the coding sequence ATGGCCAAGACCAGTAAGGGCGATCTGTTGCGGTCGGCTGCGCGGGCACGCCAGGGCGCTGTCGCGCCGTATTCAAAGTTCAAGGTCGGCGCGGCTCTGTTGACCCGATCGGGCGAGATTATTACCGGTGCCAACGTGGAGAGCGCCAGCTACGGTCTGACGTGCTGCGCCGAGCGTGTTGCTCTATTCAAAGCGTTGACAGCAGCCAAGAGGGATTTCGTCGCGGTCGCCGTTGTCGCCCGCGCCCCGGGAGGGCCGATGCCTTGCGGTGCCTGTCGGCAATTGCTGGCCGAATATGCGCCACGCGCCACCGTATGGGTGGCGGACAGCAGGGCCTTGCGAGCGGTGAGAGAATTTTCGGTTAAGGAACTGCTGCCGTCGGCGTTCGTATTGGTGCCCGAAGATTGA
- a CDS encoding class I SAM-dependent methyltransferase: protein MTGNEHDAVLCVHEKLASGRQVVFAYAEDGSPAGCWDAATLPSGWLEDSAWHRSGVAVGSWSKAREAVGGLPALRDSYEDVLSAWLAKTYRCLSAILGPHGCTLSSSRLFLNEITDCLPHLSRDSAVLEVGGKGTVDASCCFVGCQGWAVDPTFPASNGQDISPPHTISGMVESLPFPDGTFDCVLCLFVLEHLVGPRTAIRELARVLRPGGRLVLGVPVDASPNGTPPLFHRWRFVRGAVRAVSRTMPLADLVSVEDSLFTEASLEWNPVARKCDAHLYSLERRRHE, encoded by the coding sequence ATGACCGGCAACGAGCATGATGCGGTTCTCTGTGTTCATGAAAAGCTGGCAAGCGGCCGGCAAGTAGTATTTGCCTATGCGGAGGACGGCAGCCCGGCGGGCTGCTGGGATGCAGCCACTCTGCCCTCGGGCTGGCTTGAAGACTCTGCGTGGCACCGCTCCGGCGTTGCGGTCGGAAGTTGGTCGAAAGCACGAGAGGCAGTTGGTGGACTGCCAGCCCTGAGAGATTCGTACGAGGATGTGCTGTCTGCATGGCTCGCCAAGACATATCGGTGTCTGTCTGCTATCCTAGGGCCTCACGGCTGCACGCTCAGCAGTTCCAGACTTTTCCTGAATGAGATCACCGACTGCCTGCCGCACCTGTCTCGTGACTCTGCTGTTCTCGAGGTTGGGGGCAAAGGGACCGTCGATGCCAGCTGCTGTTTCGTCGGCTGCCAAGGGTGGGCCGTTGATCCAACTTTCCCTGCCTCAAACGGGCAGGATATTTCTCCTCCTCACACAATCTCGGGAATGGTCGAGTCGCTTCCGTTCCCGGACGGGACCTTCGACTGCGTACTCTGTTTGTTCGTTCTGGAGCACCTCGTCGGTCCGCGGACAGCCATACGGGAATTAGCCAGGGTTCTACGTCCTGGAGGGCGGCTGGTGCTGGGTGTCCCAGTTGACGCATCCCCGAACGGCACGCCTCCGTTGTTCCACCGTTGGCGGTTTGTGCGGGGTGCTGTTAGGGCTGTGTCGCGGACCATGCCCCTCGCGGACCTAGTTTCAGTCGAGGATAGCCTGTTTACCGAGGCCAGCCTCGAATGGAATCCTGTTGCCAGGAAGTGCGATGCTCACCTGTACTCATTGGAGAGGAGACGTCATGAGTAA
- a CDS encoding purine-nucleoside phosphorylase translates to MSKRQPDPRTPAVRLKRLSRLRPTLALVLGSGFHHVLSELQVDAEVSYARLPGFPPTTVSGHAGQLLIGHLGGTPVVVLSGRAHYYEGHPMAVVTFAVRALAAYGIRDLLLTNAAGGVNRSFRPGDFMALTDHINLMGINPLRGEPVPGLPRFVDLTRVYDGGLRRLLERAGQACRVKLRSGVYLAVCGPSYETPAEVEAFARLGADAVGMSTVPEAIVARQCGLKVAGVSCITNLAAGRSRWTLSHAEVLETAERVKSVAAQMLLNFAKLYGQDQ, encoded by the coding sequence ATGAGCAAACGACAACCTGATCCCCGGACTCCGGCGGTGCGGTTGAAAAGACTATCGCGGTTGCGGCCGACGCTGGCGCTGGTGTTGGGCAGCGGCTTTCACCACGTGTTGAGCGAGCTGCAGGTGGACGCTGAGGTTTCCTACGCCCGACTGCCCGGCTTTCCGCCAACGACTGTGAGCGGCCACGCGGGGCAACTGCTCATTGGCCACCTGGGCGGCACGCCGGTCGTGGTGCTGAGCGGCCGGGCGCATTACTACGAGGGTCACCCAATGGCCGTGGTGACGTTCGCAGTGCGCGCGCTGGCCGCGTACGGCATCCGGGACCTGCTGCTGACCAATGCCGCAGGCGGAGTGAATCGCAGTTTCCGACCCGGCGATTTCATGGCGCTGACGGACCATATCAACCTGATGGGCATCAACCCGCTGCGGGGCGAGCCCGTGCCTGGCTTGCCACGCTTCGTTGACCTCACGCGTGTCTACGACGGAGGTTTGCGCCGCTTGCTGGAGCGGGCGGGGCAGGCGTGCCGGGTGAAACTCCGTTCCGGCGTCTATCTGGCGGTTTGCGGTCCAAGCTACGAAACACCGGCTGAAGTTGAGGCGTTTGCCCGGCTGGGCGCGGACGCTGTAGGAATGAGCACCGTGCCGGAGGCGATTGTAGCGCGGCAATGCGGCCTAAAGGTCGCCGGCGTGTCATGTATCACGAACCTGGCGGCAGGACGAAGCCGATGGACGCTGTCCCATGCCGAGGTGCTGGAGACGGCCGAACGGGTCAAGAGTGTGGCAGCCCAAATGCTATTAAACTTTGCGAAACTGTATGGCCAAGACCAGTAA
- a CDS encoding ATP-binding cassette domain-containing protein, whose amino-acid sequence MSSYCQQLVIDGSLAVILAVGLGITYGHGGILSLCHATFFGAGAYAAAFCADLVGQLPLLPAAGLIVAAGVAGAVITGVVVGGASLSLKGDFVALATLAFGELFRTVLLNVDFLGGPRGIRGIPLITTPGLAVIAAAVSILLARIYLQSPWGRISEAIRDSSDWAWGLAVPRRQVRFFSFVLGAGLAGVAGALFAYRQQYIHPNSFGLMPSITILLAVILGGRGNLTGCVLGALVVTLAPESLRAAEEWRPFAMGGLLLATSAYFTHGVLGKRLYFDPFRRWPSEKANGSVTSAREPATSDTLLTPNAVLRARDITVRTPSTGILDRACLEVKGGQPLALVGPNGSGKSIFAKALAGMIPSEGTLEIDGKPIPLYPRPRGLARRILYVPQHPRGFHRLTALDNVRIAVDRNARFPSCLASIPFVTTDRDRQSADAAYTALSWVGLADKAQMTFAKLSYGQRKRVLLATALLVSPEVLILDEPFAGFNSGPGAESEAVTSALSRRLKSDRYITILIDHRLELLKTVCPALALIDAGRIVKQGPMVDLINTTAFQELYERPRA is encoded by the coding sequence ATGTCGAGTTACTGCCAGCAACTGGTGATTGACGGTTCGCTGGCCGTCATCTTGGCGGTTGGGTTGGGCATCACCTATGGCCACGGTGGCATCCTGTCACTATGCCACGCCACGTTTTTTGGCGCGGGCGCTTACGCGGCGGCGTTCTGTGCGGATCTGGTCGGGCAACTGCCTTTGCTCCCGGCTGCGGGATTGATCGTTGCAGCCGGGGTTGCCGGCGCTGTCATAACTGGCGTGGTCGTGGGCGGCGCCTCGCTCTCGCTCAAGGGCGACTTCGTAGCTCTGGCAACCCTTGCGTTTGGAGAACTTTTCCGCACCGTTCTCCTGAACGTGGATTTCCTGGGAGGACCTCGTGGGATTCGAGGGATACCACTTATCACAACCCCTGGATTGGCTGTAATTGCGGCGGCGGTGTCTATACTGCTGGCCAGGATCTATCTCCAGAGCCCCTGGGGGAGGATTTCGGAGGCCATTCGTGACAGTTCCGACTGGGCGTGGGGACTTGCAGTACCTCGGCGGCAGGTCCGCTTTTTCTCCTTTGTCCTCGGCGCCGGTCTCGCCGGCGTGGCAGGTGCTTTGTTTGCATACCGCCAGCAGTACATCCACCCCAATTCATTTGGACTCATGCCGAGCATCACCATTTTGTTGGCGGTGATTCTGGGAGGCCGCGGCAACCTAACCGGATGCGTTCTTGGGGCGCTTGTGGTAACACTTGCCCCGGAATCCCTTCGGGCGGCTGAGGAATGGCGGCCTTTTGCGATGGGGGGGCTTCTCCTTGCCACCTCTGCTTATTTTACTCACGGGGTCCTCGGCAAGCGGCTCTACTTCGACCCGTTCCGCCGGTGGCCATCTGAGAAAGCGAACGGCTCCGTAACCTCGGCCCGTGAACCGGCAACCTCGGATACACTACTAACGCCGAACGCTGTCCTCCGGGCGCGCGACATCACCGTGCGGACTCCTTCCACCGGCATTCTCGATCGAGCCTGCCTCGAAGTCAAAGGGGGCCAACCGCTAGCGCTGGTAGGTCCCAATGGTTCCGGCAAATCCATTTTCGCCAAGGCCTTGGCTGGCATGATCCCGTCGGAGGGAACTCTCGAAATCGATGGCAAACCGATTCCCCTCTATCCGCGCCCACGGGGCCTGGCGCGGCGTATTCTCTACGTGCCGCAGCATCCCCGAGGGTTTCACCGCTTGACCGCGCTGGACAATGTCAGGATCGCGGTGGATCGCAACGCTCGGTTTCCTTCCTGCCTGGCAAGCATTCCATTCGTTACCACCGATCGAGACCGCCAGTCGGCAGACGCAGCTTATACGGCTCTTTCGTGGGTCGGTCTGGCCGACAAGGCGCAGATGACCTTCGCCAAACTGTCTTACGGACAGAGAAAGCGAGTTCTTCTTGCGACTGCTCTCCTGGTTTCTCCGGAAGTTCTCATTCTCGACGAGCCATTTGCCGGTTTTAATAGCGGCCCGGGTGCTGAATCGGAGGCTGTGACCAGTGCCTTGTCGCGTCGGTTAAAAAGCGACCGGTACATCACCATCCTCATCGATCACAGATTAGAATTGCTAAAAACGGTCTGCCCAGCCCTCGCGCTCATTGATGCGGGGAGGATTGTGAAACAGGGGCCGATGGTGGATTTGATCAACACGACCGCGTTTCAAGAACTTTATGAACGCCCCCGTGCTTGA
- the moeB gene encoding molybdopterin-synthase adenylyltransferase MoeB — translation MEMHSDDIRRYSRQLSLPEVGLEGQRKIRAASVLCIGAGGLGSPIAVYLAAAGIGKLGIVDFDAVELSNLHRQVLHGTADVGRPKTQSAQDALRRLNPNVEVALHNTRLTSENALDIIRPYDIVVDGTDNFPTRYLANDACVLLGKPNVYGSVFRFEGQASLFAPHLGGPCYRCLYPEPPPPGTVPSCAEGGVLGVLPGIIGLIQATEILKLVLGRGTSLLNRLLLFDALDMRFRELKLRRDPQCPLCGDKPVITQLIDYQVFCGAQPISDPATMHPDEVTVHDLKRALDNPQLGIRVLDVREPDEYQIARISGAHLFPLSKLSERLAELNPNQAYYLHCKGGGRSLQALQFLREHGFQQLKSVKGGITAWSEQIDPTVPKY, via the coding sequence ATGGAAATGCACAGCGACGATATCCGCCGCTACTCACGGCAATTGAGTCTGCCCGAAGTCGGGCTGGAGGGCCAAAGGAAAATTCGCGCCGCCAGTGTGCTGTGCATCGGCGCGGGCGGGCTCGGCTCGCCCATTGCCGTGTATCTCGCTGCCGCCGGCATTGGCAAACTGGGCATTGTGGATTTCGACGCCGTGGAATTGTCCAACCTCCATCGTCAGGTTCTGCACGGCACCGCGGATGTTGGCCGGCCCAAGACACAGTCCGCCCAGGACGCCTTGCGGCGTCTCAACCCCAATGTCGAGGTCGCCCTGCACAACACCCGCCTCACCAGCGAAAACGCCCTCGATATCATCCGCCCCTATGACATTGTCGTGGACGGCACCGATAATTTCCCCACCCGTTACCTTGCCAATGATGCCTGCGTCCTGCTTGGGAAGCCCAACGTGTATGGCTCCGTCTTCCGCTTCGAGGGGCAGGCCAGCCTCTTTGCGCCGCATCTGGGCGGGCCGTGTTATCGCTGCCTATATCCCGAGCCCCCGCCACCCGGCACCGTGCCGAGCTGCGCCGAGGGTGGCGTGCTTGGCGTATTACCTGGCATTATCGGACTGATTCAGGCAACCGAGATCCTCAAACTCGTTCTTGGCCGTGGCACCTCGCTCCTCAACCGCCTGCTTTTGTTCGATGCCCTCGATATGCGGTTCCGCGAGCTCAAGCTTCGCCGCGATCCCCAGTGCCCGCTCTGTGGTGACAAGCCCGTAATCACACAACTCATTGACTACCAGGTTTTCTGCGGCGCCCAGCCGATTTCTGACCCAGCTACCATGCACCCTGACGAAGTGACCGTTCACGACCTCAAGCGCGCCCTGGACAATCCGCAGCTCGGCATCCGGGTCCTCGACGTCCGTGAACCGGATGAATACCAAATCGCTCGCATCAGCGGCGCGCACTTGTTTCCCCTCAGCAAGCTCTCCGAGCGGCTCGCCGAGTTGAATCCGAACCAAGCCTACTATCTCCATTGCAAAGGCGGCGGTCGCTCCTTACAGGCCCTGCAATTCCTGCGCGAACACGGCTTCCAGCAACTCAAAAGCGTGAAAGGCGGTATTACTGCCTGGTCCGAACAAATAGACCCCACCGTGCCGAAGTATTGA